One bacterium genomic window carries:
- a CDS encoding tetratricopeptide repeat protein, giving the protein MIDVPSGLHICSDTYESELEDVFKVIPNYPIGHQALPNGRFAEAISHLEIARQLDPLALWVNAQLGYALFVDRQYEEAVAQLQKTLELNDHFYLAHMFLGIVYS; this is encoded by the coding sequence TTGATTGATGTTCCCAGTGGCCTTCACATTTGCTCTGACACTTATGAAAGTGAACTTGAGGATGTATTCAAAGTTATTCCAAATTACCCAATCGGTCATCAGGCGTTGCCTAATGGAAGATTTGCTGAAGCGATCAGTCATTTAGAAATCGCACGGCAATTGGATCCGCTCGCTTTATGGGTAAATGCGCAATTAGGATACGCGCTGTTTGTAGACCGGCAGTATGAGGAAGCCGTTGCACAGTTGCAAAAAACGCTGGAGCTAAACGATCATTTTTATTTGGCTCACATGTTTCTTGGCATTGTATATTCTTAG